In Bradyrhizobium sp. CCBAU 051011, the following are encoded in one genomic region:
- the groL gene encoding chaperonin GroEL (60 kDa chaperone family; promotes refolding of misfolded polypeptides especially under stressful conditions; forms two stacked rings of heptamers to form a barrel-shaped 14mer; ends can be capped by GroES; misfolded proteins enter the barrel where they are refolded when GroES binds) — translation MAHKQILFHSAAREKILRGATLLADAVRVTLGPKSKSVLIQKNWGAPIVCNDGVTIAKEFDLKDPEENLGAQVLRQAAERTGDVVGDGTSTSTILAHAILADGVRNVVAGASAIDLKRGLDRAARVATEALHAMSRPVKTKAEKAQVATISAHNDAAIGALVADAIEKVGGDGVISVEESKTTETTLDVVEGMKFDRGFISPYFVTDAERMEAVLEDPFVLLCDTKIGALPDLIPVLEQVAKSGRPLLIIAEDIEGEALATLVVNRLRGVLKGLAVKAPGFGDRRKAILEDIAILTGAQVISSDIGLKLESVTLQQLGRAARVVADKENTTLIGSGGDRVQIDARIQQIRREMEKTTSDYDREKLEERLAKLSGGVAVIRVGAPAEAEMKAKKEALDDAISSTKAAVAEGIVPGGGLALLRCIEAVARDEASCEGDEKTGVQILKRALEAPARQIAENSAVDGGVVVARMLASQGNFGFDAARKEYVDLVEAGIVDPAKVVRTALENAVSVASVLLLTEATMTETPETKRERPAEPEMAM, via the coding sequence ATGGCACACAAGCAAATCCTATTTCATTCAGCAGCCCGCGAGAAGATTCTGCGGGGTGCGACCCTTCTAGCCGACGCGGTGCGTGTCACGTTGGGACCGAAGTCGAAATCAGTCCTGATTCAAAAGAACTGGGGCGCGCCCATCGTCTGTAATGACGGGGTTACCATCGCCAAGGAATTCGATCTTAAGGATCCTGAAGAAAACCTCGGCGCCCAAGTGCTTCGTCAGGCTGCCGAGAGAACCGGCGACGTCGTCGGCGATGGCACCAGTACCTCGACCATCCTTGCGCACGCCATTCTCGCCGACGGCGTGCGCAACGTAGTGGCCGGCGCCAGCGCCATCGATCTCAAGCGCGGACTGGATCGGGCGGCGCGCGTTGCGACCGAAGCGCTGCATGCCATGTCTCGTCCGGTAAAGACCAAAGCGGAGAAGGCACAGGTCGCAACTATTTCAGCTCACAATGACGCGGCGATCGGCGCCTTGGTCGCCGACGCCATCGAAAAGGTCGGCGGCGACGGCGTGATTTCGGTTGAAGAGTCCAAGACGACAGAAACCACACTGGATGTCGTCGAAGGCATGAAGTTTGACCGCGGCTTCATATCACCCTACTTCGTCACCGACGCGGAGCGCATGGAAGCGGTTCTTGAGGACCCGTTTGTGCTGCTTTGCGACACCAAGATCGGAGCCTTGCCGGACCTTATTCCTGTCTTGGAGCAGGTTGCCAAATCGGGCCGGCCGTTGCTCATCATCGCCGAGGATATCGAGGGAGAAGCACTTGCGACCCTGGTGGTCAATCGGCTTCGCGGCGTTCTCAAGGGTCTCGCCGTCAAAGCGCCCGGGTTCGGAGACCGTCGCAAGGCAATCCTGGAAGACATCGCAATATTGACGGGTGCACAGGTAATCTCCTCAGATATCGGATTGAAGCTCGAGAGTGTGACGCTGCAACAGCTGGGGCGTGCCGCGCGCGTCGTCGCAGACAAGGAAAATACAACGTTGATCGGCAGCGGAGGCGATCGAGTGCAGATCGACGCCCGCATTCAGCAAATTCGAAGGGAAATGGAGAAGACCACCAGCGACTACGATCGCGAAAAACTCGAAGAGCGGCTTGCCAAGCTGTCCGGCGGCGTTGCTGTAATCCGCGTCGGCGCTCCAGCCGAAGCGGAGATGAAGGCAAAGAAGGAGGCCCTGGATGACGCTATCAGCTCCACCAAGGCCGCGGTAGCCGAAGGTATTGTACCCGGTGGCGGTCTCGCATTGCTTAGGTGTATCGAGGCCGTCGCGCGTGACGAAGCCTCCTGCGAAGGCGATGAGAAGACTGGCGTTCAGATCCTAAAGCGCGCACTTGAGGCGCCGGCGCGCCAAATTGCCGAGAACTCCGCAGTTGACGGCGGCGTGGTCGTTGCGCGCATGCTCGCGAGCCAGGGCAATTTTGGCTTTGATGCCGCGCGCAAGGAGTATGTCGACTTGGTCGAGGCGGGCATCGTCGATCCAGCCAAGGTGGTTCGTACCGCATTGGAGAATGCGGTTTCAGTCGCCAGCGTGCTACTGCTTACCGAGGCGACGATGACGGAAACTCCCGAGACGAAGAGAGAACGGCCGGCTGAGCCGGAGATGGCAATGTGA
- a CDS encoding Hsp20/alpha crystallin family protein — protein MAEAATKLLIKTQATSAPQVTTASGWQPFDALRNQIDRLFHDFQAGLLQVPSRSLLDIEPSWRRDFGFEVTPAVDIENEKAFEVTAELPGLDVKNINLQLSDNVLTIKGEKQEEKEEKTKDRYVSERQYGSFRRSLRVPGTVDADKIEASFKGGILTVTLPKSPEAQKKQKTIPVSVK, from the coding sequence ATGGCGGAAGCTGCCACCAAGCTACTCATCAAGACCCAAGCGACTTCAGCTCCGCAGGTCACGACCGCCTCGGGCTGGCAACCCTTCGATGCACTGCGCAATCAGATCGATCGGCTGTTTCATGACTTCCAGGCCGGCTTGCTGCAGGTTCCTTCTCGTTCGCTCCTGGACATCGAACCGTCCTGGCGTCGTGATTTCGGCTTCGAGGTGACACCGGCCGTCGACATCGAGAACGAGAAGGCCTTCGAAGTGACGGCCGAACTGCCGGGCCTCGATGTCAAGAACATCAACCTTCAGCTTTCCGACAACGTCCTGACGATCAAGGGCGAAAAGCAGGAAGAGAAGGAAGAGAAGACCAAGGACCGCTACGTCTCCGAACGCCAGTACGGCTCGTTCCGCCGTTCGCTGCGGGTACCCGGCACTGTAGACGCTGACAAGATTGAAGCGAGTTTCAAGGGCGGCATTCTGACTGTCACGCTGCCGAAATCGCCGGAAGCGCAGAAGAAGCAGAAGACGATCCCCGTAAGCGTCAAGTAA
- a CDS encoding BON domain-containing protein, protein MTDSELRQDIIDELEFDPSFDGEHIGVAVDKNVVSLSGHVNSYAQKVAAIAAVQRVKGVHAIAENIEVRYPFQKQTADDQLAKRATDILNWDDLVPKDTVNVLVQDGWVTLTGRVEWNYNRTAAEDDIRKLSGVRGVTNKITIKQSDVDASSVKGKIESALKRHAEVEAKAIRVTVKDGNKVVLEGKVDNWDERRAVENAAWSAPGVVSVEDRLTIA, encoded by the coding sequence GTGACAGACTCTGAGCTCCGGCAAGACATTATCGACGAGTTGGAATTTGACCCGAGTTTCGACGGCGAGCACATTGGCGTTGCCGTCGACAAAAATGTCGTCAGCCTTAGCGGGCACGTCAACAGCTACGCTCAAAAAGTCGCGGCCATCGCCGCTGTGCAACGTGTCAAAGGTGTCCACGCTATCGCCGAGAACATTGAGGTGCGCTATCCGTTTCAGAAACAGACCGCAGACGATCAGCTTGCCAAGCGCGCCACCGATATTCTGAATTGGGACGACCTCGTTCCAAAGGACACGGTAAATGTCCTAGTTCAAGATGGCTGGGTCACCTTAACCGGCCGCGTCGAATGGAACTATAATAGGACCGCGGCCGAAGACGATATCCGCAAGCTATCCGGAGTGCGCGGTGTAACAAACAAGATCACGATCAAGCAGTCCGACGTCGACGCTTCGAGCGTAAAAGGCAAGATCGAATCCGCCCTCAAACGCCACGCCGAGGTTGAAGCCAAGGCGATCCGCGTCACCGTAAAGGACGGCAATAAGGTCGTGCTCGAAGGGAAGGTCGACAATTGGGATGAGCGTCGGGCCGTTGAGAACGCGGCGTGGTCCGCGCCAGGCGTCGTATCCGTAGAGGATCGCCTGACGATTGCTTGA
- a CDS encoding ABC transporter permease yields MMEGSQNDFIKTLVDALPHISVADELRAPTRQPADIIYRAAEFHGLIPEVRRPGIKNPMATIASLRSWVPGALTPSVQSKAVLRFAGRNLTISVIGIDPHTEANVSNLATHMRHGTLESLYRSSNAILLGDRLADKIGARVNSSITLVSAEGANMSATVVGTFHSGFRATDETTGYVLLKTAQILERQTSVVNEIRVRTRDPMEARLISERIGEQTGYRSIS; encoded by the coding sequence ATGATGGAGGGTTCGCAGAACGACTTCATCAAGACCCTGGTCGACGCGCTACCGCATATTTCCGTGGCAGACGAACTGCGCGCGCCGACCCGTCAGCCCGCCGACATCATTTATCGCGCCGCCGAGTTTCACGGCCTGATCCCCGAGGTGCGTCGGCCAGGCATCAAAAATCCCATGGCGACGATCGCTTCGCTGAGGTCCTGGGTCCCCGGCGCGCTGACTCCCTCCGTGCAGTCGAAAGCGGTGCTGCGCTTCGCAGGCCGCAATCTCACTATCTCGGTGATTGGAATAGATCCACACACCGAAGCCAATGTATCCAACCTGGCGACCCACATGCGCCACGGGACGTTGGAATCGCTCTATCGCTCCTCGAATGCAATCCTGCTGGGCGATCGGCTGGCAGACAAGATCGGCGCCCGGGTCAATTCCAGCATCACGCTTGTGTCCGCTGAGGGCGCCAACATGAGCGCCACCGTGGTCGGCACCTTCCACTCCGGCTTCCGCGCCACCGACGAGACCACCGGTTATGTCCTGCTCAAGACCGCGCAGATCCTCGAAAGACAAACCAGCGTCGTCAATGAGATCCGCGTGCGTACCCGCGATCCGATGGAAGCTCGGTTGATCAGCGAGCGGATCGGCGAGCAGACCGGCTATAGGTCGATTTCCTAG
- a CDS encoding efflux RND transporter periplasmic adaptor subunit: MRKSSTATGAVEPETWSRSSPLVRGRIIERCRCEGGTVRKGDLLARLDDKEAIATLNDLRALEDFQHREFDRQAQLLARGVATSQAYQKAESDLARIRAQIAAQAQRLEYYKLVAPMDGTVLKEDGEVGDMVEPGTVLYRIGLEKPLWVVAEVNEDIPRVQVGQKALLRTDAFADQVLPGVVKQITPAGDPVAKTFRVRIGLPEDTPLRVGMSVEANIVSREKNWTLSSSRQMPSSTAACW; this comes from the coding sequence CTGCGGAAATCGTCTACCGCAACGGGGGCCGTTGAACCTGAGACCTGGTCACGCTCGAGCCCCCTTGTCCGGGGCCGCATTATCGAACGTTGCAGATGCGAAGGTGGAACCGTTCGCAAAGGGGATCTTCTTGCCCGTCTCGACGATAAAGAAGCGATTGCCACGCTGAATGACCTGAGAGCGCTCGAAGACTTTCAGCACCGCGAATTCGATCGCCAGGCCCAGCTGCTCGCCCGCGGGGTTGCGACCTCTCAGGCTTATCAGAAGGCGGAAAGCGATTTGGCGCGCATCCGGGCGCAAATCGCAGCACAGGCACAACGCCTGGAATACTACAAGTTGGTTGCGCCGATGGACGGAACCGTCCTGAAGGAAGACGGCGAAGTGGGCGATATGGTCGAGCCCGGTACGGTCTTGTACCGGATTGGCCTCGAGAAGCCGTTATGGGTCGTCGCGGAAGTCAATGAGGACATTCCCCGTGTTCAAGTCGGACAGAAGGCGTTGCTGCGCACCGATGCGTTCGCCGATCAGGTGTTGCCCGGCGTCGTCAAGCAGATCACGCCGGCTGGCGATCCCGTTGCAAAGACCTTCCGGGTCAGGATCGGCCTGCCCGAGGACACGCCGCTCCGGGTCGGGATGAGCGTCGAGGCGAATATCGTCAGCCGTGAAAAAAACTGGACGTTATCCTCGTCCCGGCAAATGCCGTCATCAACAGCAGCCTGCTGGTAA
- a CDS encoding bifunctional aminoglycoside phosphotransferase/ATP-binding protein: protein MAISMTVLPSRPADARVQERIFAFLTDPTAHPHVRRIDTHAASVFLEGERALKIKRAIRFPYLDYSTLAKRKAACDQEIAINRRFAPQIYRRVIPITQDSQGSLSIDGEGPPVEYAVEMTRFDESRTVDHLAEAGPPAPHLVDAIADAIAASHLAAPLAPGEPWIQSIPGIISGNTAAFRAAACFPEREIDGLGDASHLAFSRICGLMEQRGKAGFIRRCHGDLHLANIVLIEEQPVLFDAIEFDPTIASTDVLYDLAFPLMDFIRYDRHAAANGLLNRYLGRTPPENLDALGTLPLFMSLRAAIRANVMLARIGPTCHNEADIRQSARAYFELALRLIQPAAPMLVAIGGLSGTGKSILARALAPHVGPDPGAVVLRSDVLRKQLFDANENERLPESAYQPEITQQIYEGLSQRAIRILSQGHSVVVDAVFVDQRERTAIHNVGRELDVGFVGLYLQTDLATRQRRIGHRSDDASDATPEIAALQERYDIGALDWTLIDASGEPEETLKLCRPAIALRSATR, encoded by the coding sequence ATGGCAATTTCAATGACAGTACTACCTTCCAGGCCAGCCGACGCGCGGGTCCAGGAGCGCATCTTCGCCTTCCTTACGGACCCCACCGCCCATCCGCATGTTCGCCGGATCGATACCCATGCAGCGTCGGTTTTTCTCGAAGGTGAACGCGCGCTCAAGATCAAGCGCGCCATCCGTTTTCCTTATCTCGATTATTCGACGCTGGCGAAGCGAAAGGCGGCTTGTGACCAGGAGATAGCGATAAACCGTCGGTTCGCGCCGCAGATTTACCGTCGTGTCATTCCCATTACTCAAGACAGCCAAGGATCGTTGAGCATCGACGGTGAAGGACCGCCGGTGGAATATGCGGTCGAGATGACCCGTTTCGACGAAAGCCGGACCGTCGACCATCTGGCGGAAGCCGGTCCGCCGGCGCCTCATCTCGTCGACGCCATTGCCGATGCGATTGCGGCCTCGCACCTCGCTGCGCCGCTCGCGCCGGGCGAGCCATGGATCCAGTCGATTCCGGGCATTATCTCCGGCAACACAGCGGCATTCCGAGCCGCGGCCTGCTTCCCCGAACGCGAGATCGACGGCCTTGGAGACGCATCTCATTTAGCATTTAGCCGAATCTGCGGGCTGATGGAACAGCGTGGCAAAGCAGGATTTATACGGCGATGCCACGGCGATCTGCATCTGGCGAACATCGTGTTGATCGAGGAACAGCCTGTTCTATTCGATGCAATCGAGTTCGATCCAACGATCGCATCCACCGATGTGCTCTATGATCTTGCATTTCCTCTGATGGATTTCATCAGGTACGACCGGCACGCCGCGGCGAACGGCCTCCTGAACAGGTATTTAGGCAGAACGCCCCCTGAAAATCTCGATGCGCTCGGAACGCTTCCTCTATTCATGTCATTGCGCGCCGCCATCCGCGCTAATGTTATGCTTGCCCGGATTGGCCCAACTTGTCACAACGAGGCCGATATCAGGCAGTCCGCCCGTGCTTACTTTGAGCTTGCGCTTCGATTGATCCAGCCTGCTGCGCCAATGCTGGTGGCGATCGGCGGCCTCTCCGGGACCGGAAAATCCATCCTGGCGCGAGCGCTCGCGCCTCACGTGGGACCGGATCCAGGGGCCGTCGTGTTACGCAGCGACGTTCTACGGAAGCAGTTGTTTGACGCCAACGAGAACGAACGGCTCCCCGAGAGCGCATACCAGCCGGAGATTACGCAGCAGATTTACGAAGGGCTTTCGCAACGCGCAATTCGCATTCTTTCGCAAGGTCATTCCGTTGTCGTCGACGCAGTTTTTGTCGACCAGAGGGAACGAACCGCGATCCACAATGTCGGGCGCGAGTTAGACGTTGGATTCGTCGGTCTCTATCTTCAGACCGACCTCGCGACGAGACAGCGCCGCATCGGTCACCGCAGCGACGACGCTTCCGACGCCACTCCTGAGATCGCAGCGCTTCAGGAACGATACGATATCGGCGCGTTGGACTGGACACTCATCGATGCGTCCGGCGAACCGGAGGAGACGCTGAAACTATGTCGGCCGGCTATTGCTCTTAGGTCCGCGACACGATGA
- a CDS encoding CBS domain-containing protein, with protein MRAHQIMTRNAITVLPETPILEAAHKMLENHVSGLPVLDASGRLVGIVSESDFLRRSEIGTQQKRPRWLQYFLSPAHSANDFIHERGRKVKDVMTRDPIAADEDTSLDELVHLMEKNGIRRLPVLRNDKLVGIVTRANLLQAVASIAREIPDPTADDGHIRDRIIRTLEATDWRPTGLQVAVRNGVVHLHGLIINDDSARRASIVAAENTAGVKEVHDHLCFVDSRSGFYMESPEDMKATS; from the coding sequence ATGCGCGCGCACCAGATCATGACCCGAAACGCCATCACCGTGCTGCCCGAGACGCCCATTCTCGAGGCGGCCCACAAGATGCTCGAAAACCATGTGAGCGGGCTACCCGTGCTCGATGCATCGGGTAGGCTCGTCGGCATCGTCTCGGAAAGCGACTTCTTGCGACGTTCGGAGATCGGCACCCAGCAAAAACGGCCGCGTTGGCTTCAGTACTTTCTTAGCCCGGCTCATTCTGCCAACGATTTCATTCATGAACGCGGCCGCAAGGTCAAAGATGTCATGACCCGCGACCCCATCGCCGCAGACGAAGATACCTCGTTGGATGAACTGGTACACCTGATGGAGAAGAACGGCATCAGGCGCCTGCCGGTGCTGCGGAACGACAAACTGGTCGGCATTGTCACCCGTGCGAATCTGCTTCAGGCCGTAGCCAGCATAGCCAGGGAGATTCCCGATCCCACGGCGGATGATGGACACATCCGCGACCGGATCATCCGAACCCTGGAAGCCACAGACTGGCGGCCAACCGGGCTTCAGGTCGCCGTGCGCAACGGCGTGGTTCACTTGCATGGCCTCATCATCAACGACGACAGCGCGCGCCGGGCGTCGATCGTCGCGGCGGAAAACACCGCGGGCGTTAAGGAGGTGCACGACCATCTGTGCTTTGTCGACAGCCGGTCGGGCTTCTACATGGAATCGCCTGAAGACATGAAGGCCACAAGCTGA
- a CDS encoding universal stress protein, whose translation MPAEIQNFLVATDGSESAGRAVDVAAAMAKAAHGTLRILTVGESQTAPQQTDFTPFEGKKADLAERLLVEAQQRAGWTGVKPIKTLERWGDPTQAILDTIMEEKVDAIVIGRRGRGRLSGLLLGSVSQKLISLAPCAVIVVP comes from the coding sequence ATGCCTGCAGAGATTCAGAATTTCCTGGTCGCTACCGACGGGTCCGAAAGTGCCGGGCGAGCAGTTGATGTCGCGGCCGCGATGGCCAAAGCCGCTCACGGCACATTGAGGATCCTGACCGTTGGCGAAAGCCAGACTGCGCCGCAACAAACGGATTTTACGCCCTTCGAGGGAAAGAAGGCGGACCTCGCCGAGCGACTTCTGGTGGAAGCGCAACAACGAGCCGGCTGGACTGGCGTGAAACCGATCAAGACTCTCGAGCGATGGGGCGATCCCACCCAAGCAATCCTAGATACGATCATGGAGGAGAAGGTAGACGCAATCGTGATTGGACGGCGAGGCAGAGGTCGCCTTTCAGGGCTGCTGCTTGGTAGCGTTTCCCAGAAGCTGATTAGTCTTGCGCCTTGCGCTGTCATTGTCGTGCCGTAG
- a CDS encoding BON domain-containing protein — MNELKLRDDILDELAYEPIVDAAHIGVAVDQDVVTLTGHVSSYAQKLAALAAARRVKGVHGIADEIEVRYASDLKTSDDEIARRAVDVLSWDSVVPANAIQVTVRDGLVTLTGKVNWYYQKSSAERDVRRLSGVRSIVNNIEIEPHAKADNVKRKIEAALKRHAEIEAKDIRVTIRDDDEVLLEGKVRNWDEKFAVEKAAWSAPGVKNVKDRVTIGS; from the coding sequence ATGAATGAACTAAAACTTCGTGACGATATTCTGGATGAACTCGCTTATGAGCCCATCGTCGATGCAGCTCATATTGGCGTGGCCGTAGATCAGGACGTTGTAACGCTTACCGGACATGTCAGCAGCTATGCGCAAAAGCTGGCAGCATTAGCCGCCGCGCGGCGGGTAAAGGGCGTGCATGGAATCGCGGATGAGATCGAAGTTCGCTATGCTTCGGACCTAAAGACATCTGACGATGAGATCGCCAGGCGCGCGGTCGATGTGCTGTCTTGGGACAGCGTCGTCCCCGCTAACGCAATACAGGTCACGGTGCGGGACGGCTTGGTAACGTTGACCGGCAAAGTCAACTGGTACTATCAAAAGAGCAGCGCCGAACGCGATGTTCGCAGACTGTCAGGGGTCCGCAGCATCGTCAACAATATCGAAATAGAGCCGCACGCGAAGGCCGACAACGTAAAAAGGAAGATCGAAGCGGCCCTGAAGCGGCACGCCGAAATCGAAGCCAAGGACATACGCGTTACAATTCGAGACGACGATGAAGTCCTGCTTGAAGGCAAGGTCCGTAATTGGGACGAGAAGTTTGCGGTCGAGAAGGCGGCTTGGTCGGCCCCCGGCGTTAAGAACGTCAAGGACCGGGTGACGATAGGGTCGTAG
- a CDS encoding CBS domain-containing protein produces MLAAEYVKSHGRKVADVMSRKVITASPPTPLHEIAALMEKNAVKRVPILVNDQLVVIVSRANLVQAVATARKLLDVPLSDTTIFAKTYYLI; encoded by the coding sequence ATGCTTGCGGCCGAATATGTCAAATCTCACGGCCGTAAAGTTGCAGATGTCATGAGCCGCAAGGTGATCACGGCCTCGCCTCCGACACCGCTGCATGAGATCGCGGCCTTGATGGAGAAGAACGCCGTCAAACGGGTGCCTATTCTGGTGAACGACCAGTTGGTCGTCATTGTCAGCCGGGCCAATCTCGTTCAGGCCGTGGCAACGGCACGCAAGCTGCTTGATGTTCCGCTTTCCGATACAACCATTTTCGCGAAAACATACTATCTCATCTGA
- a CDS encoding cytochrome c, translating to MIKCGVKWLTIISLTAGFAVAAQAEDLDVGKSEFRSSCASCHGTDAKGKGPVSDQLKIPPPDLTMLAKRNNGVFPTDAVYETIYGSKTIPAHGTREMPIWGERFNPIINLPHYVDPSYWKMAGPDQSPEVVVRKRILAVIDYLSRVQQK from the coding sequence ATGATAAAATGTGGTGTAAAATGGTTGACAATTATCAGTCTTACCGCTGGTTTCGCGGTGGCGGCTCAGGCTGAAGATTTGGACGTCGGTAAGTCAGAATTTCGGTCTTCGTGCGCGAGTTGTCATGGTACGGATGCAAAGGGCAAAGGACCCGTCAGTGACCAGCTTAAGATACCGCCTCCCGATTTGACGATGTTGGCCAAGCGCAACAACGGGGTCTTTCCCACGGACGCTGTTTATGAAACCATATATGGATCGAAAACAATTCCCGCTCACGGCACTCGTGAAATGCCAATTTGGGGAGAACGATTCAACCCCATTATCAACTTGCCTCACTATGTTGATCCGTCTTATTGGAAGATGGCCGGGCCGGATCAAAGCCCGGAAGTCGTCGTGCGAAAACGCATCCTTGCTGTTATCGATTATCTGAGTCGTGTTCAGCAAAAGTAG
- a CDS encoding phosphoribosyltransferase: MSSRAQQRKSSTRRVRELAEIERRCQLYIGERSRAEITEQVVIVIDDGIATGATTRAALQAIRNRKPKELVLAVPVAPPDTITGLRGEVDALICLETPELFGAIGYFYRDFRQVSDQEVVAILKRFPAKRSASIH, encoded by the coding sequence TTGAGCTCTCGGGCACAACAGCGGAAGAGTTCGACGCGGCGTGTAAGGGAACTTGCCGAGATCGAACGCCGCTGCCAACTCTACATCGGAGAGCGGTCCCGGGCGGAGATCACGGAACAGGTGGTGATCGTCATCGATGACGGCATCGCAACTGGAGCGACGACGAGGGCCGCATTGCAGGCGATCCGTAACCGGAAGCCCAAGGAATTGGTACTCGCCGTTCCCGTCGCCCCGCCCGACACGATCACGGGATTGCGTGGGGAAGTCGATGCATTGATCTGCCTGGAGACGCCCGAATTATTCGGAGCGATCGGCTATTTCTATCGTGACTTCCGGCAGGTCAGCGATCAGGAGGTCGTTGCAATTCTGAAACGCTTTCCGGCCAAGCGATCGGCTTCGATCCATTGA
- a CDS encoding ChaB family protein: MLRWKTHAVRTNIDLPASVRDHVPPHAQNIYRASFNHASAAHAGDVRQEEIAHRTAWAAVKRSYVKDRDRWAPIEYEWPSTLIQWIEADRLAGKRFRIATTS; this comes from the coding sequence ATCCTTCGTTGGAAAACTCATGCCGTACGGACGAATATCGATCTGCCTGCATCGGTCCGCGATCACGTTCCGCCGCATGCGCAGAACATCTATCGCGCTTCGTTCAACCATGCCTCCGCAGCTCACGCTGGTGACGTTCGGCAGGAAGAGATCGCTCACCGTACCGCTTGGGCGGCCGTCAAGCGATCCTACGTCAAGGACCGCGATCGCTGGGCACCGATCGAGTACGAATGGCCGTCCACCCTAATTCAATGGATCGAAGCCGATCGCTTGGCCGGAAAGCGTTTCAGAATTGCAACGACCTCCTGA
- a CDS encoding DUF3775 domain-containing protein, producing MSKLPNLPALSISPEKAYFIAAKARQFDAKDGLTDPESGSNASDDGMRSILEDRTDDPVLIELASFIHDLNDDEQIDLVALAWLGRGDGDIGNWDELRAEAARAHNKRTAAYLLGKPMLADHLEEALSKFGHSSEESEADLF from the coding sequence ATGTCCAAACTCCCGAACCTCCCCGCTCTGTCGATCTCGCCGGAAAAAGCGTACTTCATCGCTGCCAAGGCTCGCCAATTCGACGCCAAGGACGGTCTTACCGACCCGGAATCAGGCTCCAATGCGAGCGATGATGGCATGCGTTCCATTTTGGAGGATCGAACCGACGATCCGGTACTTATTGAACTAGCAAGCTTTATCCATGACTTGAACGACGACGAGCAGATTGATCTTGTTGCCCTCGCCTGGCTCGGGCGCGGTGACGGAGACATCGGAAATTGGGATGAACTTCGAGCCGAGGCCGCCCGTGCGCACAACAAGCGGACAGCCGCGTACCTGTTGGGAAAGCCGATGCTGGCCGACCATCTGGAAGAAGCGCTTTCGAAATTCGGCCATTCATCGGAAGAATCCGAGGCGGATCTGTTCTGA